The nucleotide sequence CCATCAACCACGCGCAGGCCGCCGACGTGCCGATCGTGGTGGCGGTCAACAAGATCGATAAGGAGGGCGCCGACCCGGCCAAGATCCGCGGCCAGCTCACCGAATACGGTTTGGTGGCAGAGGATTTCGGCGGCGACACCATGTTCGTCGACATCTCCGCCAAGCAGGGCACCAACATCGAGGCGTTGCTCGAGGCGGTCGTGCTGACGGCCGACGCGGCCCTGGACCTGCGGGCCAACCCCGACATGGAGGCCCAGGGTGTGGCGATCGAGGCGCACCTGGACCGCGGTCGCGGCCCGGTGGCCACCGTGCTGATTCAGCGCGGCACGCTGCGCGTCGGCGACTCGGTGGTGGCCGGCGACGCGTACGGCCGGGTCCGCCGGATGGTCGACGAGCACGGCGAGGACATCGAGGCGGCGCTGCCGTCGCGGCCGGTGCAGGTCATCGGGTTCACCTCGGTGCCCGGCGCGGGTGACAACTTCCTGGTCGTCGACGAGGACCGCATCGCCCGCCAGATCGCCGACCGGCGCAGCGCGCGCAAGCGCAACGCCCTGGCCGCGCGCAGCCGCAAGCGGATCAGCCTGGAGGACCTGGACTCGGCGCTGAAGGAAACCAGCCAGCTGAACCTGATCCTCAAGGGCGACAACGCCGGTACCGTCGAGGCGCTGGAGGAGGCCCTGATGGGCATCCAGGTCGACGACGAGGTGGCGCTGCGCGTCATCGACCGCGGCGTCGGTGGCATCACCGAGACCAACGTCAACCTGGCGTCGGCGTCGGACGCGATCATCATCGGCTTCAACGTGCGCGCCGAGGGTAAGGCGACCGAGCTGGCCAACCGCGAGGGCGTGGAGATCCGCTACTACTCGGTCATCTACCAGGCCATCGACGAGATCGAGAAGGCCCTGCGCGGCATGCTCAAGCCGATCTACGAGGAGAAGCAGCTCGGCAGCGCCGAGATCCGGGCGATCTTCCGGTCCTCCAAGGTGGGCATCATCGCGGGCTGCATCATCACCTCCGGTGTGGTGCGCCGCAACGCGAAGGCCCGCCTGCTGCGGGACAACATCGTGGTCACCGACAACCTGACCATCAACTCGCTGCGCCGGGAAAAGGACGACGTGACCGAGGTCCGCGAGGGCTTCGAGTGCGGTATGACTCTCGGCTACTCCGACATCAAGGAAGGCGACATCATCGAGTCCTACGAGCTGGTCCAAAAGGAGCGCACGTAGATGGCCGACTTGGATGGTTGATCACGCTCGGGCGCGGCGGCTGGAAAAGCGGATCGCCGCGATCGTCGCCTCTGCGATCGAGCGGGAGATCAAGGACCCGCGGCTGGCCGGCGTGACCATCGTCGACGCCAAAGTGACAGCCGACCTTCACGACGCTACGGTCTATTACACCGTGATGGGACCGACGCTGAACGACGAGCCGGACTTCGCCGGCGCCGCAGCCGCGCTGGACCGGGCCAAGGGTACGTTGCGCACCAAGGTCGGCGCGGGCACCGGTGTGCGCTTCACCCCGACGCTGGCGTTCAGCCGGGACACGACGTCGGATAGCGTGGCGCGGATGGACGAGCTGTTGGCCCGCGCCCGTGCCGCGGACGCCGACGTGGCGCGGGTCCGGGCGGGCGCCAAGCCGGCGGGGGAGGCCGACCCATACCGTGACCGGGGAACGGAAGCCGACGCCGGTGACGACCATCGATCCGAAAACTGAGCCGCGCCTGGCGGGGACGCCGGGACTATCCGTGGACGCCGCCGGTGCCGCTGAATTGCTTTCGGCCGCAACGACTATCGCGGT is from Mycobacterium conspicuum and encodes:
- the rbfA gene encoding 30S ribosome-binding factor RbfA → MVDHARARRLEKRIAAIVASAIEREIKDPRLAGVTIVDAKVTADLHDATVYYTVMGPTLNDEPDFAGAAAALDRAKGTLRTKVGAGTGVRFTPTLAFSRDTTSDSVARMDELLARARAADADVARVRAGAKPAGEADPYRDRGTEADAGDDHRSEN